The following are encoded together in the Onychostoma macrolepis isolate SWU-2019 chromosome 03, ASM1243209v1, whole genome shotgun sequence genome:
- the LOC131537565 gene encoding uncharacterized protein LOC131537565 — protein sequence MKGIIPKNKTKGTDFCGVNDYYYIIRSDLGCYMQSSNFNKALDITILSLHPACQNGDHYLGSGDGYFYIIKGKSYRRVTNLTTDSDGVVYSLHPNCQGGDHYLGAFGKFYIIFQGKGTYRRTTNMNKDSDSVEYPLHPNCRDGLYYWGLPNHYYFLKPVSEWGVEYYKGTNFNKDECTAVYSVHPDILNFLPGGLSMTKGPAFGIWENIKTITNDSNTPVTWQKKVIKRVGYNKEKMSQITHNWKIAMSTSAESKDLLGLIAKYQFSFSTEYGGSHVSTENESWNEATEVEENLTFGLKPNERLYLWQYKMGLGQEPVLFCRDIKIDDEPNPPTDVPLPPAKY from the coding sequence ATGAAGGGTATTATTCCCAAGAACAAAACCAAAGGTACTGACTTCTGCGGCGTGAACGACTACTATTATATAATCCGCTCTGACCTTGGCTGCTATATGCAGTcaagtaattttaataaagcttTAGACATCACTATTTTAAGTCTGCACCCTGCCTGCCAAAATGGAGACCATTACCTTGGTAGTGGAGATGGCTACTTTTACATCATCAAGGGCAAGTCATACCGCAGAGTCACCAACCTGACGACAGACAGCGATGGTGTGGTTTACAGCCTTCATCCCAACTGCCAGGGTGGGGACCACTACCTCGGAGCCTTTGGCAAGTTCTACATCATCTTCCAAGGAAAGGGCACTTACCGAAGAACAACAAACATGAATAAAGACTCGGATTCTGTAGAATACCCATTGCATCCCAACTGCAGAGATGGCCTGTATTACTGGGGCCTGCCAAACCACTACTACTTCCTCAAGCCTGTCTCAGAGTGGGGTGTTGAGTACTACAAAGGGACCAACTTCAACAAAGACGAGTGCACTGCTGTCTATTCTGTTCATCCCGATATTCTTAACTTCCTTCCTGGAGGGCTGTCAATGACTAAAGGCCCAGCCTTTGGCATTTGGGAGAACATTAAAACCATAACTAATGACAGCAATACACCAGTGACATGGCAAAAGAAAGTCATTAAAAGGGTTGGATACAATAAGGAGAAGATGTCCCAGATCACACACAACTGGAAGATAGCCATGTCAACCTCGGCTGAATCTAAAGACCTCTTAGGGTTAATTGCAAAGTACCAGTTCTCTTTTTCAACTGAATATGGAGGTTCACATGTCAGCACTGAAAACGAAAGCTGGAATGAAGCAACTGAAGTGGAAGAAAATCTCACATTTGGGCTGAAACCAAATGAGCGTTTATATCTGTGGCAGTACAAAATGGGTCTTGGTCAAGAACCGGTGTTGTTCTGCCGTGATATAAAGATCGACGATGAGCCAAACCCTCCAACTGATGTCCCGCTGCCACCtgcaaaatattga
- the LOC131537568 gene encoding uncharacterized protein LOC131537568 — translation MKGIIPKNKTKGTDFCGVNDYYYIIRSDLGCYMQSSNFNKALDITILSLHPACQNGDHYLGSGDGYFYIIKGKSYRRATNLTTDSDGVVYSLHPNCQGGDHYLGAFGKFYIIFQGKGTYRRTTNMNKDSDSVEYPLHPNCRDGLYYWGLPNHYYFLKPVSEWGVEYYKGTNFNKDECTAVYSVHPDILNFLPGGLSMTKGPAFGIWENIKTITNDSNTPVTWQKKVIKRVGYNKEKMSQITHNWKIAMSTSAESKDLLGLIAKYQFSFSTEYGGSHVSTDNESWNEATEVEENLTFGLKPNERLYLWQYKMGLGQEPVLFCRDIKIDDEPNPPTDVPLPPAK, via the coding sequence ATGAAGGGTATTATTCCCAAGAACAAAACCAAAGGTACTGATTTCTGCGGTGTGAACGACTACTATTATATAATCCGCTCTGACCTTGGCTGCTATATGCAGTcaagtaattttaataaagcttTAGACATCACTATTTTAAGTCTGCACCCTGCCTGCCAAAATGGAGACCATTACCTTGGTAGTGGAGATGGCTACTTTTACATCATCAAGGGCAAGTCATACCGCAGAGCCACCAACCTGACGACAGACAGCGATGGTGTGGTTTACAGCCTTCATCCCAACTGCCAGGGTGGGGACCACTACCTCGGAGCCTTTGGCAAGTTCTACATCATCTTCCAAGGAAAGGGCACTTACCGAAGAACAACAAACATGAATAAAGACTCGGATTCTGTAGAATACCCATTGCATCCCAACTGCAGAGATGGCCTGTATTACTGGGGCCTGCCAAACCACTACTACTTCCTCAAGCCTGTCTCAGAGTGGGGTGTTGAGTACTACAAAGGGACCAACTTCAACAAAGACGAGTGCACTGCTGTCTATTCTGTTCATCCCGATATACTTAACTTCCTTCCTGGAGGGCTGTCAATGACTAAAGGCCCAGCCTTTGGCATTTGGGAGAACATTAAAACCATAACTAATGACAGCAATACACCAGTGACATGGCAAAAGAAAGTCATTAAAAGGGTTGGATACAATAAGGAGAAGATGTCCCAGATCACACACAACTGGAAGATAGCCATGTCAACCTCGGCTGAATCTAAAGACCTCTTAGGGTTAATTGCAAAGTACCAGTTCTCTTTTTCAACTGAATATGGAGGTTCACATGTCAGCACTGACAACGAAAGCTGGAATGAAGCAACTGAAGTGGAAGAAAATCTCACATTTGGGCTGAAACCAAATGAGCGTTTATATCTGTGGCAGTACAAAATGGGTCTTGGTCAAGAACCGGTGTTGTTCTGCCGTGATATAAAGATCGACGATGAGCCAAACCCTCCAACTGATGTCCCGCTGCCACCtgcaaaataa
- the LOC131537545 gene encoding patched domain-containing protein 3-like, translating into MAKCKTDCIERPLSLAFEKLGCVVGRHPCVFLLLSLYVAAALGAGFVFLQEREANDIEDQFTPVNGPAKLERAIVVENFPQSEEFSELRLASEGTYASLIITGLQGENILTEAAFNDIIELDRQVKSITRGNTFENLCVKTKGRCISNAILDIINYNATEIVSSNITYPMNDDMFLGTTIGGVKLDSSELTSARAVRLFYFLDEKKTKETRYWLDGFLKLLSNSTEQKSVHVSFFTSISRQNEFENNSDSIIPLFSVTYVLAITISVLSCLRLDCVRTKVWVAALGVLSAGMAVLASFGLLLFCGMPFAMTVQTAPFLILGVGVDDMFIMISCWQKTEVDKDVEVRLADTYKEAGVSITITTLTDVLAFYVGLATPFRSVQSFCLYTSTALLFCYIFNITFFGACLALNGRREKGNRHWLTCMKVPEATGDGRGCCVGGAYDEDTHKEFEMPMDSFFKNYYGPFLTRVWVKALVCLIYAGYLAVSIYGCFQIQEGLDVKNLAEDGSYVGSYYDKEDEFFSAFGPNVMLVIKDEDFQYWNLTARKSLDLCLENFQNLTMAHSGITPVSWLSAYMQFGLNASFDLYNEMQFKSRLTAFLTQFGFSQDVNFTNNQIHASRMFIQTANIRTSIDEKNMLNAFRETAEKCGKLQTPIDLIVYHPAFIYFDQFAVIISNTIQNLVVATCAMLVISLLLIPNPLCSLWVTFSIASVIVGVAGFMALWDVSLDAVSMIILVICIGFSVDFSAHISYAFVSSEKSSANEKAMDAINKLGYPIVQGAVSTIAGVVVLAAAKSYIFRTFFKIMFLVILFGAVHGIVFIPVFLSFLGTCSNSHEKNKENLPEHSDTSERRVKAIVIQNEWSFDPDCY; encoded by the exons ATGGCGAAGTGCAAAACAGACTGCATCGAACGACCTCTGTCTCTGGCCTTTGAAAAACTTGGCTGTGTTGTTGGTAGACATCCATGTGTGTttcttttattatctttatATGTCGCTGCTGCCCTTGGAGcaggttttgtttttcttcaggaGAGGGAGGCAAATGATATTGAAGACCAGTTTACACCTGTGAATGGACCTGCCAAGTTGGAGAGGGCAATTGTGGTGGAAAATTTCCCACAATCTGAAGAGTTTTCTGAGTTACGGCTTGCGTCTGAAGGCACTTATGCCTCTTTGATCATCACAGGCTTGCAAGGAGAAAATATATTAACCGAAGCAGCTTTTAACGACATTATAGAGCTAGACAGACAAGTGAAAAGTATAACTAGAGGAAACACTTTTGAAAATCTCTGTGTCAAAACAAAGGGAAGGTGCATATCAAATGCAATTTTAGACATTATAAATTACAATGCTACTGAAATTGTTTCTTCAAACATAACATATCCGATGAATGATGACATGTTTTTGGGAACAACCATTGGTGGTGTAAAGCTGGATAGTTCAGAACTCACCAGTGCCAGAGCAGTCAGGCTTTTTTACTTCTTAGATGAGAAGAAGACAAAGGAAACCCGTTACTGGCTTGATGGCTTTCTAAAACTCCTCTCAAATTCTACAGAACAGAAATCG GTCCATGTGTCTTTCTTTACATCGATATCAAGACAGAATGAGTTTGAGAACAATTCAGACTCTATCATCCCCCTTTTCTCTGTTACATATGTCCTGGCCATTACCATTTCAGTTCTGTCTTGTTTAAG GTTAGACTGTGTCAGGACGAAGGTGTGGGTGGCTGCGTTGGGCGTCCTCTCTGCTGGTATGGCCGTGTTGGCCAGTTTTGGACTGCTGCTGTTCTGCGGGATGCCATTTGCCATGACCGTGCAAACAGCCCCCTTTCTGATTCTCG GTGTTGGTGTTGACGATATGTTCATTATGATCTCCTGCTGGCAGAAGACTGAAGTTGATAAAGACGTTGAGGTTCGCTTAGCAGACACATATAAGGAGGCCGGCGTGTCCATAACGATCACCACGCTGACGGATGTGCTGGCTTTCTACGTCGGCCTTGCGACACCCTTCCGCTCAGTTCAGTCCTTCTGCTTGTACACCAGCACAGCTCTTCTGTTCTGCTACATCTTCAACATTACCTTCTTTGGCGCATGTCTCGCACTGAACGGAAGGCGAGAGAAAGGCAACAGACATTGGCTGACCTGCATGAAAGTCCCAGAAGCCACTGGTGATGGTAGAGGTTGTTGTGTTGGTGGGGCGTATGATGAAGACACACATAAGGAATTTGAAATGCCAATGGATTCATTCTTTAAAAACTATTACGGCCCGTTTCTGACAAGAGTGTGGGTTAAGGCACTCGTGTGTCTGATCTACGCCGGGTATTTGGCAGTCAGTATCTACGGGTGCTTCCAAATACAGGAAGGTCTAGATGTGAAAAATTTAGCGGAAGATGGCTCTTATGTTGGTAGTTACTATGACAAAGAAGATGAATTCTTCTCTGCCTTTGGTCCCAATGTCATGTTAGTTATAAAGGATGAAGACTTTCAATACTGGAACCTAACTGCTCGCAAAAGTCTTGACTTGTGTTTGGAAAATTTTCAAAATCTGACAATGGCACATTCAGGCATTACGCCTGTTTCTTGGCTGAGTGCATACATGCAGTTTGGGCTGAATGCTAGTTTCGATTTATACAATGAAATGCAATTCAAAAGCCGTTTAACTGCATTTCTTACTCAGTTTGGATTTAGTCAAGATGTTAATTTCACTAACAACCAAATTCATGCATCACGTATGTTCATTCAGACTGCGAACATCCGCACATCGATCGATGAGAAGAACATGCTGAATGCATTTAGAGAAACCGCAGAAAAATGTGGGAAGTTGCAGACACCCATTGATCTGATTGTGTACCACCCTGCATTCATCTATTTCGACCAATTTGCTGTCATCATCAGTAATACAATCCAAAACTTAGTGGTTGCTACATGTGCGATGTTAGTTATTTCCCTCCTGCTGATCCCAAACCCTCTCTGCTCTCTCTGGGTGACATTTTCCATCGCATCTGTCATTGTGGGAGTGGCTGGTTTCATGGCATTATGGGATGTTAGTTTAGATGCTGTGTCTATGATAATTCTTGTTATTTGTATCGGATTTTCTGTTGACTTCTCTGCTCACATATCCTATGCTTTTGTGTCAAGTGAAAAATCCTCAGCTAATGAAAAAGCCATGGATGCCATCAATAAACTGGGCTATCCGATCGTTCAGGGTGCCGTGTCCACTATCGCAGGTGTGGTGGTGCTCGCGGCTGCCAAAAGCTACATCTTCAGGACCTTCTTCAAGATCATGTTCTTAGTCATTCTGTTTGGGGCTGTCCATGGCATCGTATTCATACCTGTGTTCCTGAGCTTCCTTGGCACTTGTAGTAACAGccatgaaaaaaacaaagaaaatcttCCAGAGCACAGTGACACAAGCGAACGAAGAGTTAAAGCAATCGTGATTCAGAATGAATGGTCTTTTGATCCTGACTGTTACTGA